The following proteins are co-located in the Anas platyrhynchos isolate ZD024472 breed Pekin duck chromosome 1, IASCAAS_PekinDuck_T2T, whole genome shotgun sequence genome:
- the LOC140001564 gene encoding uncharacterized protein, which produces MKRLLGHQERPMPSSTLLSRDSDAHQLPEEGLHGLHRAAARGDLARLRKHWWLKRLGKNRLDQAKRTPLHLACANGHADVVRFLVQEKCLLNLCDNTGRSPLMKAVESQHEECVAILLEHHADPNLEGYRGNSALHLAAAAPNTSLTEMLVEHGARLEAKNWGGNTPLLLAISSNHKEMVNFLLQKGATVCAKNDFGRTALMLAASVGEMDVVDLLLSYGATITCKDVAGYTAVDYALQSGHIGIARKLVERAHCEKTGEASADAAQDTAVPSRFCPLTTERFLFHTRALDGEGALPAVGAEQEEEAELPTDHKDRDRELQLELPVALQRLLRLQEATREYTESQRSDMEKGIQYLRAQLNVFKAEDRDRQLQMELPGAPESLSVSEAPPEATESQRRDDEKDAERLREELRTAKAEDRDRQLQMELPGAPESLSVSEAPPEATESQRRDDEKDAERLREELRTAKAELKELSQQLEMMSKKRRQLEAQNCDLQEELSALRGSHEKLEKTNGQLQEELKELSQQLEMMSEKRRQLEAQYCNLQEELSALRGSQEKLEKTNGQLQEEVAYLKDLLKTSKTRAASPDMHELSRSPPCASPSKKPTHRSRHADSEEDDGGRKTLQEHTFPDESIEAKLERYKHYCQEERKLRRLPEKKPAKSSSESRQKQAKLHPKHH; this is translated from the exons ATGAAGAGGCTCCTGGGGCACCAGGAGCGTCCGATGCCCAGCAGCACTTTGCTGTCCAGAGACAGCGATGCCCACCAGCTGCCAGAGGAGGGCCTGCATGGGCTGCACCGCGCGGCTGCCCGTGGCGACCTGGCCCGGCTGAGGAAGCACTGGTGGCTGAAGAGACTAGGCAAAAACCGTCTGGACCAGGCAAAgcg gaCACCTCTGCACCTTGCTTGTGCGAACGGCCATGCAGATGTTGTTCGATTCCTGGTGCAAGAGAAGTGCCTGCTGAACCTTTGCGACAACACTGGCAGATCGCCACTGATGAAG GCAGTGGAGAGCCAGCATGAAGAATGCGTGGCGATTCTGCTAGAGCACCATGCCGACCCAAACCTGGAAGGTTACAGAGGCAACTCTGCCCTTCACCTGGCTGCCGCAGCTCCCAACACATCTCTAACAGAGATGTTAGTTGAGCATGGTGCACGCCTTGAAGCAAAGAACTGG GGGGGAAATACCCCGCTTCTTCTTGCCATCTCCAGCAATCATAAAGAGATGGTaaactttcttcttcaaaaagGAGCGACTGTGTGTGCTAAAAATGACTTTGGAAG GACTGCTCTTATGCTTGCCGCTTCTGTTGGGGAAATGGATGTAGTAGACCTACTTCTTTCCTACGGTGCTACCATTACTTGCAAAGATGTTGCTGGCTACACGGCTGTGGATTATGCTCTCCAGTCGGGACACATTGG CATTGCCAGGAAACTGGTAGAACGCGCACACTGCGAAAAGACGGGAGAAGCTTCTGCTGATGCTGCACAAGACACAGCAGTCCCCAGCAGATTTTGCCCTCTGACGACTGAGCGTTTTCTATTTCACACACGTGCTTTGGATGGAGAAG GCGCCCTGCCAGCTgtaggagcagagcaggaggaagaggctgAATTGCCCACGGATCACAAG GATCGAgacagagagctgcagctggagcttcCTGTTGCTCTTCAAAGACTATTAAGGTTACAAGAAGCCACACGCGAATATACTGAGAGCCAGCGCAGTGACATGGAGAAAGGCATACAGTACTTGCGAGCACAACTGAACGTATTTAAAGCTGAG GATCGAGACAGACAGCTGCAGATGGAGCTTCCTGGTGCTCCTGAAAGTCTGTCTGTGTCAGAAGCCCCACCTGAGGCTACTGAGAGCCAGCGCAGGGACGATGAGAAAGATGCAGAGCGCTTGCGAGAGGAATTGAGAACGGCTAAAGCTGAG GATCGAGACAGACAGCTGCAGATGGAGCTTCCTGGTGCTCCTGAAAGTCTGTCTGTGTCAGAAGCCCCACCTGAGGCTACTGAGAGCCAGCGCAGGGACGATGAGAAAGATGCAGAGCGCTTGCGAGAGGAATTGAGAACGGCTAAAGCTGAG CTCAAAGAACTTTCGCAGCAGCTGGAGATGATGTCTAAAAAACGCAGGCAGCTAGAAGCACAAAATTGCGACCTGCAAGAAGAGCTGTCTGCTCTGCGTGGCTCTCATGAAAAACTGGAGAAGACCAATGGCCAGCTGCAAGAAGAG CTCAAAGAACTTTCGCAGCAGCTGGAGATGATGTCTGAAAAACGCAGGCAGCTAGAAGCACAATATTGCAACCTGCAAGAAGAGCTGTCTGCTCTGCGTGGCTCTCAGGAAAAACTGGAGAAGACCAATGGCCAGCTGCAAGAAGAGGTGGCATACCTCAAAGATCTCCTGAAGACTTCCAAG ACACGGGCAGCCTCCCCAGACATGCATGAACTGTCAAGATCTCCTCCTTGTGCTTCTCCGAGCAAGAAGCCAACGCACAGAAGCAGACATGCTGACTCTGAAGAGGACGATGGAGGGAGAAAGACACTGCAAGAGCATACTTTTCCAGATGAGTCCATTGAGGCAAAACTGGAAAGGTACAAGCACTACTGTCAGGAGGAACGAAAGCTCAGAAGACTTCCAGAGAAAAAACCTGCAAAG AGCTCGTCAGAGTCTAGACAAAAACAAGCTAAGCTCCACCCGAAGCACCACTGA